In Elephas maximus indicus isolate mEleMax1 chromosome 7, mEleMax1 primary haplotype, whole genome shotgun sequence, the following proteins share a genomic window:
- the LOC126080510 gene encoding olfactory receptor 8K3-like → MDKHNLTVLNEFILTGITDLTELQAPLFGLFLIIYMISVVGNMGIIILTKMDSKLQTPMYFFLRHLAIIDLGYSTAVGPKMLVNFVVNENTISYYFCAIQLAFFIMFITSEFFILSAMSYDRYVAICNPLLYTVIMSQRACWVLVSITYLYSTFVSLLVTIKIFNLSFCGYSVIRHFYCDGLPLVSLLCSNTLEIKLIILALAAFDLMSSLLTVLVSYILIIVAILRMNSAEGRRKTFSTCGSHLTVVVMFYGTLIFMYVQPKSSHSFDTNKVASIFYTLVVPMLNPLIYSLRNKDVKYALHRTLGQLCNLFSQRLLYYMIHKLCHGL, encoded by the coding sequence ATGGACAAACATAATCTAACAGTGCTCAATGAATTCATTCTGACGGGAATCACAGACCTCACAGAGCTGCAGGCGCCATTGTTTgggctgttcctcatcatctacatgatctcagtggtgggcaacatgggcatcatcatcctcaccaagatggactccaagctacaaactcccatgtacttttttctcagacacctggctatcattgatcttggttattcaacagcTGTGGGACCCAAAATGCTAGTCAATTTTGTGGTCAATGAAAACacaatctcctattatttttgtgctataCAGCTAGCtttctttattatgtttataactagtgaatttttcattctgtcagcaatgtcctatgaccgctatgtggccatttgtaaccctctgctctacacagtcatcatgtcacaGAGGGCGTGTTGGGTATTGGTTTCAATCACCTATCTCTACAgcacatttgtttctcttctggtcaccataaagatttttaatttatccttctgtggctacagtgtcatcaggcatttctactgtgatgGTCTTCCCTTGgtatctttgctctgctcaaacaCACTTGAAATCAAGTTAATCATTCTTGCCTTAGCAGCTTTTGATTTGATGTCATCCCTCCTAACAGTTCTTGTTTCTTACATACTGATCATTGTAGCCATTCTCAGGATGAACTCAGCTGAGGGCAGGCGAAAGActttctccacctgtggatcccacctgactgtggtggtaatgttctatgggactttaatcttCATGTACGTGCAGCCCAAATCCAGTCATTCCTTTGACACTAataaagtggcttccatattttatACCTTGGTTGttcccatgttgaatcccttgatctatAGTTTGAGGAATAAAGATGTAAAATATGCCTTACATAGGACTTTAGGACAACtatgcaatttattttctcaaaggttACTATATTATATGATTCATAAATTATGTCATGggctttaa